A single Eubalaena glacialis isolate mEubGla1 chromosome 18, mEubGla1.1.hap2.+ XY, whole genome shotgun sequence DNA region contains:
- the DHX34 gene encoding probable ATP-dependent RNA helicase DHX34 isoform X2 has protein sequence MPPPRTREGRGPRDRPPAPSQEEDPEKWDWNCPETRRLFEDAFFGDEDYIRQGSEECQKFWTFFERLQRFQNLKTTSKEEKDSRHPKHSIPALADLPRAYDPRYRINLSVLGPDTRRSRGLGRRLAPERVSEFRQALLHYLDFGQKQAFGRLAKLQRERVALPIAQYGDRILQTLKEHQVVVVAGDTGCGKSTQVPQYLLAAGFSHVACTQPRRIACISLAKRVGFESLSQYGSQVGYQIRFESTRSAATKIVFLTVGLLLRQIQREPSLPQYQVLIVDEVHERHLHNDFLLGILRRLLPQRPDLKVILMSATINISLFSSYFGNAPVVQVPGRLFPITVVYQPQEAEPTTSKSEKLDPRPFLRVLEAIDNKYPPEERGDLLVFLSGMAEISAVLEAAQTYASHTQRWAVLPLHSALSVADQDKVFDVAPPGVRKCILSTNIAETSVTIDGIRFVVDSGKVKEMSYDPQAKLQRLQEFWISQASAEQRKGRAGRTGPGVCFRLYAESDYDAFAPYPVPEIRRVALDALVLQMKGMSVGDPRTFPFIEPPPPTSLETAILYLRDQGALDSSEALTPIGSLLAQLPVDVVIGKMLILGSMFHLAEPVLTIAAALSVQSPFTRGAQSNPECVAARRPLESDQGDPFTLFNVFNTWVQVKSERSRNSRRWCRHRGIEEHRLYEMANLRRQFKELLEDHGLLARAQASKPRDSYSRLRQRRERQALYQLKRQHEEGQGRRRKVLRLQEDQDGGSSDEDRGGTASQGAGDNVDIQDVKFKLRHNLEQLQAAAGAAQALTRDQMALLKLVLGRGLYPQLAIPDPFNSGRKDSDQIFHTETKQGAVLHPTCIFANSPEVLHTQEQEARGGDGSRDDKDKMSSKHQLLTFVSLLETNKPYLVNCVRIPALQSLLLFSRSLDTSGDCCRLVADGWLELQLADGESAVRLLAASLRLRAHWESALDRQLAHQARWRLEDRDEEEEAPVNRKEVAALSRELLQFTASKVSYSLRRLTGLEIQNLYVGPQTITAAPSLPGLFGCSTPSPHPTKGGYAVTDFLTYSCLTSDADLYSDCLRTFWTCPHCDLHMPFTPLERIAHENTCPEAPQDGSPGAEEAAPEPLQKASALQRPYHCEACQKDFPFTPTEVLRHRRQHV, from the exons ATGCCGCCTCCCAGAACAAGGGAGGGCAGGGGTCCCCGAGACCGACCCCCAGCTCCCAGTCAGGAAGAGGACCCGGAGAAATGGGACTGGAATTGTCCAGAGACACGTCGCCTCTTTGAGGATGCCTTCTTCGGTGATGAGGATTATATCCGGCAGGGTTCTGAGGAGTGCCAGAAGTTCTGGACCTTCTTTGAACGCTTGCAGAGATTCCAGAATCTCAAGACCACCAGCAAGGAGGAGAAAGACTCTAGGCATCCCAAGCACAGCATCCCGGCACTGGCCGACCTACCTCGCGCTTACGACCCACGCTACCGCATCAACCTCTCCGTCCTTGGCCCCGACACTCGGCGCTCTCGGGGGCTAGGCAGGCGCCTGGCCCCGGAGAGAGTGTCTGAGTTCCGCCAGGCCCTGCTGCACTACCTGGACTTTGGCCAGAAGCAGGCGTTTGGGCGGCTGGCCAAACTGCAGCGTGAGCGCGTGGCGCTGCCCATCGCCCAGTACGGGGACCGCATCCTGCAGACGCTGAAGGAGCaccaggtggtggtggtggcaggtGACACGGGCTGCGGCAAGTCCACTCAGGTGCCCCAGTACCTGCTGGCCGCTGGCTTCAGTCACGTGGCATGCACCCAGCCCCGGCGAATCGCCTGCATCTCACTGGCCAAGCGGGTTGGCTTTGAGAGCCTCAGTCAGTATGGCTCACAG GTCGGCTACCAGATCCGTTTTGAGAGCACACGCTCGGCGGCCACCAAGATTGTGTTCCTGACAGTGGGGCTGCTCCTGAGGCAAATCCAGCGGGAGCCCAGCCTGCCGCAGTACCAGGTCCTGATCGTGGATGAAGTCCACGAGCGGCACCTCCACAACGACTTTCTCCTGGGTATCCTCCGGCGTCTGCTGCCCCAGCGACCTGACCTCAAGGTCATCCTCATGTCAGCCACCATCAACATCTCGCTCTTTTCCAGCTACTTCGGCAATGCCCCCGTGGTACAGGTGCCCGGGAGGCTCTTCCCCATCACG GTCGTGTACCAGCCGCAGGAGGCCGAGCCGACAACATCCAAGTCGGAAAAACTGGACCCGCGGCCCTTCCTCAGGGTGCTGGAGGCCATTGACAATAAGTACCCACCCGAGGAGCGGGGTGACCTCTTGGTCTTCCTCAGTGGCATGGCGGAGATCAGCGCCGTGCTCGAGGCCGCCCAGACCTACGCCAGCCACACCCAGCGCTGGGCGGTGCTGCCGCTGCACAGTGCCCTCTCTGTGGCCGACCAGGACAAG GTGTTCGACGTGGCCCCACCTGGAGTCCGGAAGTGCATCCTCTCCACCAACATCGCTGAAACCTCAGTCACCATTGATGGGATCCGCTTTGTTGTAGATTCTG ggAAGGTGAAGGAGATGAGCTATGACCCGCAGGCCAAACTGCAGCGGCTGCAGGAGTTCTGGATCAGTCAGGCGAGTGCTGAGCAGCGTAAGGGCCGGGCGGGCCGCACGGGCCCTGGTGTCTGCTTCCGCCTCTATGCCGAATCGGACTACGATGCCTTCGCCCCCTACCCTGTCCCGGAGATTCGGAGGGTCGCCCTGGATGCATTGGTGCTGCAG ATGAAGGGCATGAGCGTGGGGGACCCCCGAACCTTTCCCTTCATCGAGCCCCCCCCACCAACCAGCTTGGAAACGGCCATCCTCTACCTCCGGGACCAGGGGGCCCTGGACAGCTCAGAGGCCCTCACCCCCATCGGGTCCCTGCTGGCCCAGCTGCCTGTGGATGTCGTGATTG GGAAGATGCTGATCCTGGGCTCCATGTTCCACCTGGCGGAGCCTGTGCTCACCATCGCCGCCGCCCTCAGCGTCCAGTCGCCCTTCACCCGCGGTGCCCAGAGCAACCCCGAGTGTGTGGCGGCGCGGCGACCCCTGGAGAGTGACCAGGGCGACCCCTTCACGCTCTTCAACGTCTTCAACACCTGGGTGCAG GTGAAATCTGAACGGAGCAGAAACTCTCGCAGGTGGTGCCGCCACCGGGGCATAGAGGAGCATCGGCTGTATGAGATGGCCAACCTGCGGCGCCAGTTCAAG GAGCTGTTGGAAGACCACGGGCTGCTGGCCAGGGCCCAGGCCTCGAAGCCGAGGGACAGCTACAGTCGGCTACGGCAGCGCCGGGAGCGCCAGGCGCTCTACCAGCTGAAGCGCCAGCATGAGGAGGGCCAGGGGCGCAGGCGCAAGGTGCTGCGGCTCCAGGAGGACCAGGACGGCGGCTCCAGCGATGAGGACCGGGGCGGCACAGCCTCCCAGGGGGCCGGCGACAACGTGGACATCCAG GATGTGAAGTTTAAGCTCCGGCACAACCTGGAACAGCTGCAGGCGGCCGCCGGCGCGGCCCAGGCCCTGACTCGGGACCAGATGGCCCTGCTCAAGCTGGTGCTGGGCCGGGGCCTCTACCCCCAGCTTGCCATCCCGGACCCGTTCAACAGCGGCCGCAAGGACTCGGACCAG ATCTTCCACACCGAGACCAAGCAGGGCGCCGTGCTGCACCCCACCTGCATCTTCGCCAACAGCCCTGAGGTGCTGCACACACAGGAACAGGAGGCCAGGGGCGGCGATGGGAGCCGAG ATGACAAGGACAAGATGAGCAGCAAGCACCAGCTCCTCACCTTCGTGTCCCTGCTGGAGACCAACAAACCGTACCTGGTGAACTGCGTCCGCATCCCCGCTCTGCAG TCCCTCCTGCTGTTCAGCCGGTCCCTGGACACCAGTGGTGACTGTTGCCGTCTGGTGGCCGACGGCTGGCTGGAGCTCCAGCTTGCGGACGGTGAGAGTGCTGTCCGGCTCCTGGCGGCTTCCCTGCGGCTCCGGGCCCACTGGGAAAGCGCCCTGGACCGGCAGCTGGCCCACCAGGCCCGGTGGCGGCTGGAGGAcagagatgaggaggaggaggccccAGTGAACCGCAAGGAGGTGGCGGCCCTGAGCAGGGAGCTGCTGCAGTTCACGGCGTCCAAG GTTTCCTACAGTCTCCGGCGGCTTACAGGGCTGGAAATCCAGAACCTCTATGTGGGACCCCAGACCATCACTGctgcccccagcctccctggcctcttTGGCTGCTCTACCCCGTCCCCCCATCCCACCAAAGGGGGCTACGCAGTCACTGACTTCCTCACCTACAGCTGCCTCACG AGCGACGCGGACCTGTACAGCGACTGTCTCCGCACCTTCTGGACCTGCCCCCACTGCGACCTGCACATGCCCTTCACGCCCTTGGAGCGCATCGCCCACGAGAACACCTGCCCCGAGGCCCCACAGGACGGTTCCCCAG GGGCTGAGGAAGCTGCCCCCGAGCCCCTCCAGAAGGCATCCGCCCTGCAGAGGCCCTACCACTGCGAGGCCTGCCAGAAGGACTTTCCGTTCACGCCCACGGAGGTGCTGCGGCACAGGAGGCAGCATGTGTGA
- the DHX34 gene encoding probable ATP-dependent RNA helicase DHX34 isoform X1: MPPPRTREGRGPRDRPPAPSQEEDPEKWDWNCPETRRLFEDAFFGDEDYIRQGSEECQKFWTFFERLQRFQNLKTTSKEEKDSRHPKHSIPALADLPRAYDPRYRINLSVLGPDTRRSRGLGRRLAPERVSEFRQALLHYLDFGQKQAFGRLAKLQRERVALPIAQYGDRILQTLKEHQVVVVAGDTGCGKSTQVPQYLLAAGFSHVACTQPRRIACISLAKRVGFESLSQYGSQVGYQIRFESTRSAATKIVFLTVGLLLRQIQREPSLPQYQVLIVDEVHERHLHNDFLLGILRRLLPQRPDLKVILMSATINISLFSSYFGNAPVVQVPGRLFPITVVYQPQEAEPTTSKSEKLDPRPFLRVLEAIDNKYPPEERGDLLVFLSGMAEISAVLEAAQTYASHTQRWAVLPLHSALSVADQDKVFDVAPPGVRKCILSTNIAETSVTIDGIRFVVDSGKVKEMSYDPQAKLQRLQEFWISQASAEQRKGRAGRTGPGVCFRLYAESDYDAFAPYPVPEIRRVALDALVLQMKGMSVGDPRTFPFIEPPPPTSLETAILYLRDQGALDSSEALTPIGSLLAQLPVDVVIGKMLILGSMFHLAEPVLTIAAALSVQSPFTRGAQSNPECVAARRPLESDQGDPFTLFNVFNTWVQVKSERSRNSRRWCRHRGIEEHRLYEMANLRRQFKELLEDHGLLARAQASKPRDSYSRLRQRRERQALYQLKRQHEEGQGRRRKVLRLQEDQDGGSSDEDRGGTASQGAGDNVDIQDVKFKLRHNLEQLQAAAGAAQALTRDQMALLKLVLGRGLYPQLAIPDPFNSGRKDSDQIFHTETKQGAVLHPTCIFANSPEVLHTQEQEARGGDGSRGTVSPDDKDKMSSKHQLLTFVSLLETNKPYLVNCVRIPALQSLLLFSRSLDTSGDCCRLVADGWLELQLADGESAVRLLAASLRLRAHWESALDRQLAHQARWRLEDRDEEEEAPVNRKEVAALSRELLQFTASKVSYSLRRLTGLEIQNLYVGPQTITAAPSLPGLFGCSTPSPHPTKGGYAVTDFLTYSCLTSDADLYSDCLRTFWTCPHCDLHMPFTPLERIAHENTCPEAPQDGSPGAEEAAPEPLQKASALQRPYHCEACQKDFPFTPTEVLRHRRQHV, from the exons ATGCCGCCTCCCAGAACAAGGGAGGGCAGGGGTCCCCGAGACCGACCCCCAGCTCCCAGTCAGGAAGAGGACCCGGAGAAATGGGACTGGAATTGTCCAGAGACACGTCGCCTCTTTGAGGATGCCTTCTTCGGTGATGAGGATTATATCCGGCAGGGTTCTGAGGAGTGCCAGAAGTTCTGGACCTTCTTTGAACGCTTGCAGAGATTCCAGAATCTCAAGACCACCAGCAAGGAGGAGAAAGACTCTAGGCATCCCAAGCACAGCATCCCGGCACTGGCCGACCTACCTCGCGCTTACGACCCACGCTACCGCATCAACCTCTCCGTCCTTGGCCCCGACACTCGGCGCTCTCGGGGGCTAGGCAGGCGCCTGGCCCCGGAGAGAGTGTCTGAGTTCCGCCAGGCCCTGCTGCACTACCTGGACTTTGGCCAGAAGCAGGCGTTTGGGCGGCTGGCCAAACTGCAGCGTGAGCGCGTGGCGCTGCCCATCGCCCAGTACGGGGACCGCATCCTGCAGACGCTGAAGGAGCaccaggtggtggtggtggcaggtGACACGGGCTGCGGCAAGTCCACTCAGGTGCCCCAGTACCTGCTGGCCGCTGGCTTCAGTCACGTGGCATGCACCCAGCCCCGGCGAATCGCCTGCATCTCACTGGCCAAGCGGGTTGGCTTTGAGAGCCTCAGTCAGTATGGCTCACAG GTCGGCTACCAGATCCGTTTTGAGAGCACACGCTCGGCGGCCACCAAGATTGTGTTCCTGACAGTGGGGCTGCTCCTGAGGCAAATCCAGCGGGAGCCCAGCCTGCCGCAGTACCAGGTCCTGATCGTGGATGAAGTCCACGAGCGGCACCTCCACAACGACTTTCTCCTGGGTATCCTCCGGCGTCTGCTGCCCCAGCGACCTGACCTCAAGGTCATCCTCATGTCAGCCACCATCAACATCTCGCTCTTTTCCAGCTACTTCGGCAATGCCCCCGTGGTACAGGTGCCCGGGAGGCTCTTCCCCATCACG GTCGTGTACCAGCCGCAGGAGGCCGAGCCGACAACATCCAAGTCGGAAAAACTGGACCCGCGGCCCTTCCTCAGGGTGCTGGAGGCCATTGACAATAAGTACCCACCCGAGGAGCGGGGTGACCTCTTGGTCTTCCTCAGTGGCATGGCGGAGATCAGCGCCGTGCTCGAGGCCGCCCAGACCTACGCCAGCCACACCCAGCGCTGGGCGGTGCTGCCGCTGCACAGTGCCCTCTCTGTGGCCGACCAGGACAAG GTGTTCGACGTGGCCCCACCTGGAGTCCGGAAGTGCATCCTCTCCACCAACATCGCTGAAACCTCAGTCACCATTGATGGGATCCGCTTTGTTGTAGATTCTG ggAAGGTGAAGGAGATGAGCTATGACCCGCAGGCCAAACTGCAGCGGCTGCAGGAGTTCTGGATCAGTCAGGCGAGTGCTGAGCAGCGTAAGGGCCGGGCGGGCCGCACGGGCCCTGGTGTCTGCTTCCGCCTCTATGCCGAATCGGACTACGATGCCTTCGCCCCCTACCCTGTCCCGGAGATTCGGAGGGTCGCCCTGGATGCATTGGTGCTGCAG ATGAAGGGCATGAGCGTGGGGGACCCCCGAACCTTTCCCTTCATCGAGCCCCCCCCACCAACCAGCTTGGAAACGGCCATCCTCTACCTCCGGGACCAGGGGGCCCTGGACAGCTCAGAGGCCCTCACCCCCATCGGGTCCCTGCTGGCCCAGCTGCCTGTGGATGTCGTGATTG GGAAGATGCTGATCCTGGGCTCCATGTTCCACCTGGCGGAGCCTGTGCTCACCATCGCCGCCGCCCTCAGCGTCCAGTCGCCCTTCACCCGCGGTGCCCAGAGCAACCCCGAGTGTGTGGCGGCGCGGCGACCCCTGGAGAGTGACCAGGGCGACCCCTTCACGCTCTTCAACGTCTTCAACACCTGGGTGCAG GTGAAATCTGAACGGAGCAGAAACTCTCGCAGGTGGTGCCGCCACCGGGGCATAGAGGAGCATCGGCTGTATGAGATGGCCAACCTGCGGCGCCAGTTCAAG GAGCTGTTGGAAGACCACGGGCTGCTGGCCAGGGCCCAGGCCTCGAAGCCGAGGGACAGCTACAGTCGGCTACGGCAGCGCCGGGAGCGCCAGGCGCTCTACCAGCTGAAGCGCCAGCATGAGGAGGGCCAGGGGCGCAGGCGCAAGGTGCTGCGGCTCCAGGAGGACCAGGACGGCGGCTCCAGCGATGAGGACCGGGGCGGCACAGCCTCCCAGGGGGCCGGCGACAACGTGGACATCCAG GATGTGAAGTTTAAGCTCCGGCACAACCTGGAACAGCTGCAGGCGGCCGCCGGCGCGGCCCAGGCCCTGACTCGGGACCAGATGGCCCTGCTCAAGCTGGTGCTGGGCCGGGGCCTCTACCCCCAGCTTGCCATCCCGGACCCGTTCAACAGCGGCCGCAAGGACTCGGACCAG ATCTTCCACACCGAGACCAAGCAGGGCGCCGTGCTGCACCCCACCTGCATCTTCGCCAACAGCCCTGAGGTGCTGCACACACAGGAACAGGAGGCCAGGGGCGGCGATGGGAGCCGAGGTACAGTGAGCCCag ATGACAAGGACAAGATGAGCAGCAAGCACCAGCTCCTCACCTTCGTGTCCCTGCTGGAGACCAACAAACCGTACCTGGTGAACTGCGTCCGCATCCCCGCTCTGCAG TCCCTCCTGCTGTTCAGCCGGTCCCTGGACACCAGTGGTGACTGTTGCCGTCTGGTGGCCGACGGCTGGCTGGAGCTCCAGCTTGCGGACGGTGAGAGTGCTGTCCGGCTCCTGGCGGCTTCCCTGCGGCTCCGGGCCCACTGGGAAAGCGCCCTGGACCGGCAGCTGGCCCACCAGGCCCGGTGGCGGCTGGAGGAcagagatgaggaggaggaggccccAGTGAACCGCAAGGAGGTGGCGGCCCTGAGCAGGGAGCTGCTGCAGTTCACGGCGTCCAAG GTTTCCTACAGTCTCCGGCGGCTTACAGGGCTGGAAATCCAGAACCTCTATGTGGGACCCCAGACCATCACTGctgcccccagcctccctggcctcttTGGCTGCTCTACCCCGTCCCCCCATCCCACCAAAGGGGGCTACGCAGTCACTGACTTCCTCACCTACAGCTGCCTCACG AGCGACGCGGACCTGTACAGCGACTGTCTCCGCACCTTCTGGACCTGCCCCCACTGCGACCTGCACATGCCCTTCACGCCCTTGGAGCGCATCGCCCACGAGAACACCTGCCCCGAGGCCCCACAGGACGGTTCCCCAG GGGCTGAGGAAGCTGCCCCCGAGCCCCTCCAGAAGGCATCCGCCCTGCAGAGGCCCTACCACTGCGAGGCCTGCCAGAAGGACTTTCCGTTCACGCCCACGGAGGTGCTGCGGCACAGGAGGCAGCATGTGTGA